AGTCCTCCCCACCCGGTAGCGACGACCTTCCCACGGTAAAGAATCGGCTGGGTCGGCTGGCCACGGGAGCGTTCGTACCCGGACCTACGGTTTAAGGGACGTAGCTTCCTGTTCCTTTTTCAGTCGTTGTTCTTCGATCTTTTCCAGTTCCCGGTCGAAGGCCTTGTCGAGCAGGTTGCGGCGCTTGCGCCACGGCTTTCGTTCGGGGTCCGGCTGGGCGGCATACAGTGTGACTTCGCCGCCGTACACATCCTTGTAGCGTTGCTCCTGGCGCTCCAGTTCCGCGCGCAGTTCGTCTTTGGTCACGATGTGTCCTGATGACAGAGATAGGTCGTTGCCGGTGGGCATCCCGCCTGGACACCGCCCGAGGCAGTGTAGGCGGTGGCCATGACAGCGCCGGGACGACCGGAAACGGCGCGGATTATAACCTCTCGCAGGGGTCGCCCGGACGAATACCGCCGACGGACGGCGCCAGGCCAGGAACGGCGGGCCCTGCAGAGAGGCTCAGTCGGGTGCGCTTGCAGCCCGGGCGCTGACAGTGTTCCTCAAGGAGGAACTCGGCGACGACCGCGTCGGCCAGGTTGACGTTGGTGGCCGCGCCTCCGCACGTTGATCGGCGCCGAGGTGCCGGCATTGGCCCCTCGGGTCGCCAATGTGGGCGTGCGAGCTACGCTGAGAAAGGCAATCCATCCTGGGAGACCTCTCCATGACCATCGTTCGCATTCCGCTGCTTGCACTGGCTCTTCTGTTTTCGGTGCAGGGTTTCGCTGCCACCGCCGCGCAGACCGCGCAGCAGGAAAAGATGAAGACCTGTAACGCCGATGCCACCACCAAGGCACTCAAGGGCGATGAGCGCAAGGCGTTCATGAGCAAGTGCCTTTCGGCCGGCAGCGATGCCAAGGCGATGACGCCTCAGCAGGCAAAGATGAAGACCTGCAACGCCGACGCGACCGCCAAGGCGCTCAAGGGCGACGACCGCAAGGCGTTCATGAGTACGTGTCTGAAGAAGTGAGGATGGCGCGCGGCAGTGCCGCGTGGGACGTGACAAGGGCAGCCTGGGCTGCCCTTTTTCCTTCTTGGGGAAAACCCGGAGCCGGGTTCGCGCGCAAGAACTAGGTGCCCCCTCGTTCCTGCGAAGAGCGCCGGAGTAAGGCCCACCTGCAGGAGCGAGCTTGCTCGCGAACCCATCCGATCGCTCAGATGCCGGAAAACACCAGCCAGACGCTGATCAGGGCGTAGGCCACGGTCTCCGCATCGTTCCGCAGGCCGGGCGACAACCGCCGGAGCAGGTTCATTTCCTGGCCACCGCGGACCAGAAGCCCTGGGCATTGCGGAACGGCTGGCGAGCCATCTGTTCGGGGCGGGTGATGCCATCGGCCAGCAGGGCGTTGACGAGGGCGGAAAAGGACTTGGCGCTGTAGCTCATGTTCGGCTCCTGATGCTTTCTCTCCGTTGCTGGAGCTATGAAAACACCGGGGCCACTATCGAC
This Pseudomonas sp. ATCC 13867 DNA region includes the following protein-coding sequences:
- a CDS encoding PsiF family protein; the protein is MTIVRIPLLALALLFSVQGFAATAAQTAQQEKMKTCNADATTKALKGDERKAFMSKCLSAGSDAKAMTPQQAKMKTCNADATAKALKGDDRKAFMSTCLKK